The Erythrobacter sp. genome segment GGTTGCGGAGGCGATCTATATTGACCCCGGAATGCTCCAGCGCGAGGAAGTGTTCTGGCTCCCCGCCAGCGAAGACCTCGCCAGCGCATATGCAGGTGACGGCCAGATCGCATTGCAACCGCTGGCGCAGGAACTGGCCGAAGCAGGCAACCTGGACAACCGCTTCGACACCGGCTTCCTTTCCCGCGCGGATGCCACCGATCCGCAACTGGTCGGCATCTGGGGCGCGCTCAAGGGTTCGATCCTGACGATGGTCGTGACCCTGTTGCTGGCTTTCCCCATCGGCGTGCTGGCAGCGCTCTATCTCGAAGAATATGCGCCGAAGAACCGCTGGACTGATCTGATCGAAGTCTCGATCAACAATCTCGCGGCCGTACCTTCAATCATTTTCGGTCTGCTCGGCATGGCGGTTTTCCTCTGGTTGTTCCCCAGCTATCGCTCCGCCCCGCTGATCGGCGGGATGACGCTGGCGCTGATGACCATGCCGGTGATTGTGATTTCCGGTCGCAACGCGATCAAGGCGGTGCCGCCTTCGATCCGCGACGGCGCACTCGCCATCGGCGCTTCCCCCGTGCAGGTAGTGTTCCACCATGTGCTGCCGCTGGCCCTACCCGGTATCCTCACCGGCACCATCATTGGGATGGCCCGCGCACTGGGTGAAACCGCGCCGCTGCTGCTGATCGGGATGCGCGCCTTTGTCGCCACCCCGCCAGACGGATTTACCGACAACGCCACCGTGCTGCCGATGCAGATTTTCCTCTGGTCCGACGAAATCAGCCGCGGCTTCGTTGAACGCACCAGCGCGGCGATTATCGTGCTATTGGCCTTCCTCCTGCTGATGAATGGCCTCGCCATCTATCTGCGCAACCGCTTCGAGAAAAAATGGTGATGCAAGACAGCTCCACCCCTGCCCCGCAGACCAATGCTGAGGCGCCCGCCGAAGGGCCGGCAGTGAAGATGCGCGCGAAGGACGTTTCGATCTATTACGGGGACAAGAAGGCGATCGACGCGGTTTCGGTCGATGTGTTCAGCGAATATGTCACCGCCTTCATCGGTCCGTCGGGCTGCGGCAAGTCCACTTTCCTGCGCGCTTTGAACCGGATGAATGACACCATTCCCTCGGCGCGGGTAGAAGGAACCATCGATCTGGACGGGGAGAACATCTACTCCAGCGGAATGGACGTGGTGCAGTTACGGGCGCGCGTCGGGATGGTGTTCCAGAAGCCCAATCCCTTTCCCAAGTCGATTTACGACAACATTGCCTATGGCCCCAAGATCCACGGCCTGGCCGAGAGCAAGGGCGAACTCGACGCGATTGTCGAGAAGAGCCTCCGGCGCGCAGGTCTTTGGGAAGAGGTGAAGGACCGGCTGGACGATTCAGGCACCGCGCTTTCAGGGGGCCAGCAGCAGCGGCTGTGTATCGCCCGCGCCATCGCCGTCGATCCTGAAGTGATCCTGATGGATGAGCCGTGTTCGGCGCTCGACCCCATCGCCACCGCAAAAATCGAAGAGCTGATTGACGAATTGCGGGGCCGATATGCCATCGTGATCGTTACCCATTCGATGCAGCAGGCGGCGCGCGTTTCCCAGCGCACGGCGTTTTTCCACCTCGGCAATATTGTGGAATATGGACACACCGAGGACATATTCACTAACCCGAAGCAGAAGCGCACGCAGGATTACATCACCGGCAGGTACGGATAGACTATGGAACATACCGTCAAGGCATTCGATGAGGACATCACCCGGCTGCGCGGCCTGATCGCGGAGATGGGCGGCCTTGCGGAACTCGCGATCAGCGATGCGCTGTCCGCGCTCGTTTCGGGCGATGAGGACAAGGCGAAGGACGTCATCAAGCGCGACAAGAAGCTGGACGAGCTGGAAGCCGAGGTCGACGCGATGGCGGTGCGCATCCTCGCCCTGCGCGCACCGATGGCGGACGACCTGCGCGAAATCGTCGCCGCGCTGAAGATCAGCGGCGTGATCGAGCGGATCGGCGACTACGCCAAGAACATCGCCAAGCGGATCGGGCGGATCGAGAACCGCGCCAAGTTCGAACCGCTCACCCTGCTCCCGGCAATGGGTGAGATTGCTGCCGAGATGGTCCACGATGTTCTCACCGCCTACGCCGCGCGCGATCCGGTGCTGGCGCGCGAGGTGATCGTCCGCGACGACAAAGTGGATGCTTTCTATGACAGTATTTTCCGCAATGTCGTCAGCCACATGGTGGAAAACCCGTCCACCATCAGTAGCGCCGCGCAATTGCTGTTCGTCGCCCGTAACATCGAGCGGATTGGCGATCACGCCACCAATGTCGCCGAAATGGTTCACTATGCGGCTACCGGCGGCTATCCCAACGATATCGAGCGCTAGGGGAATTAGTGACATCGGAGTGGCGGCTGCAACAAAACTGCCATGAAAATGTCATACCGGCATTCTGAACGCTGCCCCTCCGGGCAGGTGTAGGGAATAACAGGCGATGTCCGCACCCAAGCTGCTCCTCGTGGAAGACGACAAGGCGCTTGCCGAGCTGCTCGAATACCGTTTCGAAAGCGAAGGCTATGACGTACGCTCCACCGCCGATGGTGACGAAGCGATGATGATGGCGGCGGAAGACGCCCCAGATCTGGTGATCCTCGACTGGATGATCGAAGGCACCAGCGGCCTCGAAGTTTGCCGCCGTCTGCGCCGCGAAAAGTCCACTGCGCATGTTCCGATCATCATGCTCACCGCGCGGGAAGCGGAGGATGACCGAGTGCGCGGGCTGGAAACCGGCGCCGACGATTACGTAACCAAACCCTTTTCCCCTCGTGAACTGCTCGCGCGCGTATCCGCAGTCCTGCGTCGCGTACGCCCCGCACTGGCGGGAGAAACCGTCGAAGTAGGCGATCTGCGACTCGATCCGGTGGCGCACCGGCTGGAGCGGCGCGGCCAGGAACTGCAGGTCGGGCCTACAGAATACAGGCTGATCAAGTTCTTTATGGAACACCCGCGCCGGGTTTTCTCGCGTGGTCAATTGCTTGACGCCGTTTGGGGCACAGGCAGCGAAATCGAGGAACGCACCGTGGATGTGCACATTCGCCGCCTGCGCAAAGCCATTGCGGTAGACAATCTCCGCGACCCAATCCGCACAGTTCGTTCTGCAGGATATGCGCTCGAACCCGTGTAAACTCGATTCAACGCACTGCGCAGGTGCAACATTCCATGCTGCAAATGCATAATTAGCGGAATTGCAGTGATATTTGTGGCATCGGCGCAACAACTCATCGCAAGTTTGCCTCCTTTCGGAACAGTTTACACGCTTGGGGGTTCACATCATGCCGCACTCGCGTTATGGCGGCTTTGTACTTTGAACGACCCCAACAAGAGGGACTTATGAAAAAGATCATCACCAGCGCCGTTGCCGCCAGCATCATGCTCGGCTCCACTGCATCCGCCGTCTCCGCTCAGGCGCTTGACCGTGAGGCCGCTGCTGTCTCTCAGTCCGAAGAGGCTGGGGCCAGCACTCTCCTTATCGTTCTGATCGTTGCGGCCATCATTGCCGGTGGCATCATCGCCATCGAATCGGGCGAAGACGACGACGATCTGCCGACCAGCCCTTAAGCGCTGCGGCATTACCGAATACGATAACCCCCGCTTCGGCGGGGGTTTTTGTTTGCCTGTTCGATCTTGGAAGGGTCGGCTTCAGCGACAGGCGCCCCGGCCCACTCCTCGCCCCTGATCGAAGTGGAAATGATCGGCGTGGGCGGCATTGTAATCGGGCGAGAGAACTGTTCCGAAGCTGCTGCACGCCGAATCGCGTACCGCGCGCAGGAACTGGGCTTCGCTCTCGTCGCCGTTCCAGTCCCGGAGCACGCTCACGCGGCGTCCGTCGGCCAGCGCAAAGCCGGCTATGTCGATGGCATTGCCCGTTGCATGTTCGCTCCAGCGCCCTGATGCTGCGCCATACATTCGGCGACAGCTGTAAGTTCCGAGCTGCTCCACCTGCGTAACCTGCGAATCGAAATATTGCTCCGCCAGCCGTTGTACGTCCTGTTCCAGCCAAAGGACCAATCCCGCAGCGACCGGGCAGGTCATTTGCGGTTCTGCGGGAGATAGAAGCAGATCGGCTGGAATCAGCCTATCCCCCCGTCGACATTCGGCTTCACCAGCGGCGGGGAGCGCGGTGAAAGCGATTTCGCTGCGGTCCAGCACCGCGTGGCATGCAGGCACATCGCCCCGCAGGGCGGTAAGTTTTCCCGCGGTCGCCATTCCATGCGGATCGCGCAGGTCGAGCGGCGCCCAGGGATTGTGCTGCGGATTTTCCTCCAGCCAGCTGCGTCCGGCCAGCAGCAGCGCGATACCCACCAGCAGCGCCGCCAATGCCGTATCCATCGGGGCAATGCGCGGCCAATTTCGCTTTTTCGGCGCCATCAGTGGAAATCACGCGATTTTGGGATGATACGGACATTGCGCGGGTGCCCACGCGTGTTGGGCAACTGATCGATCAGGTCGCGTGGGCGGATGGCCTCGTGTTCTTCGCCATCGTGCAGGCCATTGGAGGGATTGATCTTGCCCGATGGCAGCGGCGAATTGACATGATCGGCGCGCGCCAGCGGGGCGCTGAGCAGGTCGTCCGACAGGCGATGCAGCTCCGCTGTTGCGTCGGTCATCGAATGGGCGATAACGTGGATCACCTCGTCATCATATTCCACCCGCCCGCGCACTTCCATCAACCGCGATCCCATCACCACCTTGCGCTGTTTTTCCTTCAGATCGGGCCAGACGACCAGATTGATCGTGCCCGTCTCATCCTCCAGCGTGATGAAGCACACACCCTTGGCACTGCCCGGCCGCTGACGAATCAGCACCACGCCTGCCACCTGAACCATCGAACGGAACTTGCGGTTCCTGAGATCGCAGGCGCGCACGAAACCGCGTTCGGCAAGGCTTGCCCGCAGGAAGGCCAGCGGATGCGCCTTCAGGCTGAGCCGGATAGTCTGGTAATCGGCGACCACTTCTTCGGAAAGCGGCATTTGCGGCAGGATCGCCCTGCGGCGCTCGGCCCCCTCGTCACGTTCATCGGCATGGGCGAACAGCGGCAGCCCCGCCCCGCCCACCAGGCTGCGCGCATCCCACAGCGCCTGCCGCCGGGTCATGTCGAGCGAACCGAAGGCATCGGCGCTGGCAAGTCGCTCGATATGCGCCACCGGCAGCCGCGCCCGGTCGCGCAGCTTGGCGACATCGGCAAAAGGGCCATGATCCGCGCGCGCGGCGAGCAGTTGCGCAGCGACATATTCGGGCAGACCGTCCACCTGCCGCAGGCCGAGACGCAGGGCGATGTGTTTGTCCTGGCGACCGGATTCGGATTCGGAATCACGCGAAGAATCCAAATCCCCCAGCACCTCCAGAGTGCAGTCCCATTCCGAAAAGTTCACATCAACCGGCAGCACCGTCACCCCATGCTCCCTCGCATCGCGCACGATCTGCGCCGGCGCATAAAACCCCATCGGCTGCGAATTGAGCAGCGCGCAGCCGAACGCGGCGGGAAAGTGGCACTTCAGCCAGCTCGAAACGTAAACGAGGTGTGCGAAGCTGGCGGCGTGGCTTTCGGGGAAGCCGTATTCGCCGAAGCCGCGGATCTGGTTGAAACAGCGCTGGGCGAAATCGCGATCGTAGCCGCGCGCCACCATCCGTTCGACCATCATGTCCTGCAATTCGTCCACCATCCCCCGGCTGCGGAAGGTCGCCATGGCCTTGCGCAGCCGGTTGGCTTCCAGCGAAGAGAACTTCGCCGCGTCGAGCGCGATCTTCATCGCCTGCTCCTGAAAGATCGGCACCCCCAGCGTGCGCTCGAGAATGCTGGAAAGCTCGTCCGGCGGGCCGTGCTCGGGCGCGGGCGCGGGGATTACCACCTTCTCCGCACCCCGGCGGCGCTTGAGATAGGGGTGTACCATGTCGCCCTGGATCGGCCCCGGACGCACGATCGCGACCTGGATCACCAGATCGTAGAATTCGCGCGGACGCAGGCGCGGGAGCATGTTCATCTGCGCCCGGCTTTCGACCTGGAACACGCCGAGCGAATCGCCCTTGCGCAGCATTTCGTAGGTTTCCGGGTCCTCGCGCGGCACGCTGGCCAATTGCAGGCGGCGACCGTGGTGATTTTCCAGAAGATCGAGGCATTTGCGGATGCAGGTGAGCATCCCCAGCGCCAGCACGTCCACCTTGAGGATGCCCAGCGCCTCGATATCGTCCTTGTCCCATTCGATGAAACTGCGATCGGGCATGGCCCCGTTGCCCACCGGCACTGTCTCGGTCAGCGCTTCCTTGGTCAGGATAAATCCGCCGACATGCTGCGAGAGATGGCGTGGTATTCCAATCATTTGCCGGGTCAAGGCGAGAACCCGTCGCAAGTGCGGATCACTCAGGTCCATGCCCGTTTCGGCAACGTGATCCTCGCCGATTTCGGTCCCCCACCCGCCCCATACGGTGCGCGAGAGCGCGGCGGTGACATCTTCGGAAAGGCCCATCGCCTTGCCCACTTCGCGGATCGCCATGCGCGGGCGATAGTGGATGACGGTGGCGCACAGCCCCGCGCGGTGGCGACCGTACTTGCGATAGATGTACTGGATCACCTCCTCGCGCCGTTCGTGCTCGAAATCGACATCGATATCGGGCGGCTCCTTGCGCTCCTCCGAGATAAAGCGATCGAACAGCAGCGCGTGCTTCGCCGGATCGACGCTGGTGATTTCGAGGCAATAGCACACCGCCGAATTGGCCGCCGAGCCGCGCCCCTGGCACAGGATCGGCGGATCGACCCCGCGCGCATAGTCGACGATATCCTTGATGGTGAGGAAGTAACGGGCGAGATCCAGCTTGCCGATCAGCGCCAGTTCGCGGTGCAGCGTCTGCCGCACGCTGTCGGGTACACCGGAGGGATAACGCTGGTCTGCCCCCCGCCATGTCTCGGCTTCGAGGAATTGCTGCGGCGTCATGCCGTCTGGGTAAATCTCCTCGGGATATTCGTATTTCAGTTCATCGAGGCTGAACTCGCAGGCATCGGCCACTGCGCGCGCGGCGGCAATCGCCTGGGGCCAGCGGGCGAACAGCGCCTGCATCGCCTGCGGGCTCTTGAGGTGCCGCTCGGCATTGGCGTGGAGCAGGTGCCCGGCGCTCGCCACCTTGGTCTTGTGGCGGATGGCGGTCATCACATCCTGCAAGGGGCGACGATCGGGCGCGTGGTAATGCACATCGTTGGTGGCGAGCAGCCGCAAGCCATTCGCCCGCGCCAGAGCATCGAGCCGGTCGATCCGGGCGATATCATCGCCGCTGTAGAGATAGCTGGCGGCGAGATAGCCCAAGGTGGGGAGTTGGCCGCAGAGGTGGCGCAGGAGATCGGGGTACGGGGCGGTCACCCGATCCCATTTCTGTTCGTCACCCCGGACTTGATCCGGGGTCCCGCTCGGTTCGGAGGCAAGCGGGACCCCGGCTCGGGGACCGGGATGACGAAAGGGAATGACATTGCTCGGCACCACAATCGTAAACCGCGCGTCCAGATCGCGCGGCGGCAGTGCGATCAGTTGCAGCCCTTCCGAATGCTCCGCCAGCATCGTCAGGCTGATCTCGCAGGCCCCCTTGTCCTGCCAGCCGCCGTCGAGTGTCTGCATCCGCCCCCTGCTGATGAGGCGGCAGAGGCGGCCATAGGCGGCGCGATCGCGCGGGTAGGCGAGGAACGCCAAGCCCTCCACTGTCTCGATCCGGCAGCCAATCACCGGGCGCAGTTTGAGCGTCTTGGCCTCGCCATGCACCCGCACCACCCCCGCCATGCTATTGGCATCGGCGATCCCCACGGCATCGTAACCCAGCGAACGGGCGGTGAGCACGAGGTCCACCGCATCCGACGCGCCGCGCAGGAAGCTGAAGCACGAGACGAGACCCAGCTCGACAAAGGCCGCGCGCGGCGGCGCGTCTATGCTGTCCGGATCGAGCTCGATCGTGCGCTTGGGGAGGACATCGCTTTCGGGCACGTCACGCCGTCAATTCCGCCAGCCGCGCCCGCACTGCCGCCAGATCGGCCGCGAACAGCCGCTCCTGCTCCTCGCGCGCATCGCCGTCGAGCCGCAGCAAGTAGGATGGGTGTGCCGTCACCCACAGTTCGCTCCCGTCTTCGAGCGGGATCGGCGCGCCGCGTGCCTTGGTGATGCTGACCGTCTTGCCGAGCAGTCCGCGCGCCGCAGACGCTCCCAAGGCCAGCACCAGCTTCGGCTGCACCACCGCGCGTTCGGCTTCCTGCCACCAGCGGCAGGTGTCGATCTCCCTGGCGGTGGGCGACTGGTGCAGCCGCCGCTTGCCGCGCTGCACGAACTTGAAATGCTTCACCGCGTTGGTGACGTAGGCTGCGCTCCGGTCGATCCCGGCCACTGCCAGCGCCGCATCGAGCACCTGCCCCGCCGGGCCGACGAACGGGCGACCGGCAAGGTCTTCCTGATCACCCGGCTGTTCGCCGACGATCATCAGAGTGGCGCGTTGCGGCCCCTCCCCCATCACCGCACGATTGTCGAGTTCGCCGATGGGACAGTTACGACAGGCGTGAATCGCCTTGTCGATTGCCGCCAGCGTTTCGGGTTTCGCCTGGTATTCCATCCTGCCTTCCGCCACCATTGCAGCCTCGCGCGCTTGCGCGCCTGCGATCAGTTCGGGAATCAACGCTGCTTCGGGCATGTTTTTCCAATATTTCTTCGGCATTTCCTTCAGCATCGCGCCGATCTTCAACCGCGCGGGATTGAAGATGGAGGCATAGTACTTGCGCCACAGGTCCTCCGCCGGATCGTCGCCGGGCGCATCGGACTTCTGCGCGGGCGGGCCTTCGCACAACACCTTGCCATCCCAGTGCAGGCTGCCGCGCGGGGTCAGGATCGACCAGTGCATATTGGCGAAACGGCGGACGAAAAAGCCCGCCTCGCGCCGGAGGATGTGATGCTCCGGCTCGAACCAGGCGACGTAATGCTCGGGCGCTTCGGGCTCGTCGCCATCCTCCACCCGCCGGAAGCGGACGAAAGCATGCATCTTGTGCGCATCGCGGCGCACCGCCTTTTCCAATTCCTCCACCCGGCGGACCTCGGGATCCGCCTTGTCCTCCATCATCCTTGGGGAAGACTGGAGCCGCCACAGCAGCCGGTACAGCAGGGCAAAGCGTTCCGGATCAGTATGATGCATGGCGCTTTGCGCAATTTGCAGGAACCGCTTGCTCGCGCGCACCACCCGCGCGGGATCGTCCGGCTGCGGCACGCGGCGGTCACCATGTGCGAACAGCGATCCTGTGCCGCCCGGCTCCACCCAGGCTACACGGTCGGGCGGTACATCGCACTGCACCAGTAGCCGCGCCCGCTCGCGCCAGAAGGTGAAATCGTCGGGCTCGGGCAGGCTGATGACGTAGTATGCGCCGAGCCTGACGTGCTGGAGGGCAGTCATGCCGCAAACAGCTCCAGCTGCTCCTGCTTCGGGGCCAGCAGCGCGCGCAGATCGGCGCGGTCGGTCAGCAGCAGCGGGCGCCAGTCGGCGGTGACAATGAACGGGCGCACCTTGGTGACCGAGACGGTGAGCTTGGCCACATCCTCCAGCCGCAGCGTGCGGTGGCGGCGGCTGGCGAGGATCTGCGCCACTGCGCGCGTCCCCAGCCCCGGTACCCGAAGCAACATTTCACGCGAACAGCGGTTCACATCCACCGGGAAATGTTCACGAAACTTCAGCGCCCAGGCGAGCTTGGGATCGATGTCGAGCGGCAGGTTGCCGTCCGCCCCGGTCGCCTGCACCACTTCCTGCGGCGCGAAGCCGTAGAACCGCATCAGCCAGTCGGACTGGTACAGCCGGTGTTCGCGGAGCAGCGGCGGACGCTTCAGTGGCAGCACCGCGCTGGCATCGGGGATCGGTGAGAAGGCCGAATAATAGACGCGGCGCAGGCGGAACCGGTCATAGAGCCGGCTGGCCTTACCGACGATATCGGCATCGCTGGCCGCATCCGCGCCGACGATCATCTGCGTCGATTGCCCGCCCGGTGCGAAGCGCGGCGCGTGGCGAAAGCGCTTCTTCTCGTCCTTGGCCTGAATGATCGCCATTTTCACCCCGCCCATCGCCCCTTCGATCTGGGTGGCATTCTTGTCCGGCGCGAGGCGGGTCAGCCCCGCAACCGTCGGCATTTCGACATTGATCGAGACGCGATCGGCATAGAGCCCTGCCTGGTGCACCAGCGCCGGGTCCGCTTCGGGAATGGTCTTCAGGTGGATGTAGCCGCGAAAATCGTGTTCATCCCGCAGGATACGTCCCACTTCTACCAGCTGTTCCATCGTGTGATCGGCGCTCTTGATAATGCCGGAGGAGAGGAACAGCCCCTCGATATAATTGCGCCGGTAGAAGGTCAGCGTCAGGTCCGCCACTTCCTGCGGGCTGAACCGCGCCCGCCGCGTGTTCGAGCTCTTGCGGTTCACGCAATAGTGGCAATCGAAAATGCAGTGGTTGGTCAGCAGGATCTTCAGCAGCGAAATGCAGCGGCCATCGGGCGCATAGGCATGGCAGATGCCCATCCCCTCGGTCGAGCCAATGCCCTTCCCGCCCTTCGAATTGCGCTTGGCCGTGCCGGAGGAGGCGCAGGAAGCATCGTATTTCGCTGCGTCGGCAAGGATTTCCAGCTTCTGGATGGTTTCGAGAACAGGCATTTGTTCTTTATATGTTCTTGCATCCGATTCGCAAGGCGATTGCGGCAAAGCGATTACCGCTCAAAATCCGTATTCCCTTTTGCGAAGCGCTCGCATAAAGAACGGGGGCGTACCGGGCCCCTCTGGCGAGCAACTGCTCGTGATGTCGGACGTGAGAGAGAGGGGCGGCCGAACACTCACATCGCCTCCCCCACGATATGAGGAGACGATCATGATGACCCGCAGAACCGTTTTGGGAACCACTGGTGCCTTGGGAGCGAGCGCCCTGCTCGGTGGCGGTGCAGCACTTGCCGCGCAGGACAGCGACGGCGGACTTACCCCCGCCCCGCCCGCAACCGACCTCACTCCCGATCAGGCGCTCGATCTGCTGCGTGAAGGCAATGCCGCCTTCCTGCGCGGCGAGCAGACGCGGGTGCTCACCAGCGCCCAGCGCCGCCTCGATCTGGCGACCGGGCAGAACCCCTTTGCCGCCTATGTTTCCTGCTCCGACAGCCGGGTGCCGCCGGAACTGCTGTTCGGCCGCGGACTGGGCGAACTGTTCATCATCCGCAACGCCGGGAATACCGTCGATACGGTGGCGCTCGGCTCGATCGAATATGCGGTGGCGGTGTTGCAAGTGCCGCTGGTGGTGGTGATGGGCCACCAGAGCTGCGGAGCAGTGAAAGCGGCGACCGACGTGGTCAACGACAATGCCACCTTCCCCGGCCAGATCGGGCGGATGATCGAGCCGATCATACCCGCCGTGCTCGCCGCGCGCAGCGAGGACGGCGATTTCCTCGACAATTCGGTACGCGCAAACGTGCGCCGCGTGGTGCGCCAGCTGCGCGAGCAGACCGATCCGATCATGATGGAGCCGCAGCGTTCCGGTCGCCTCAAGGTTGTCGGCGCGTATTATGGCCTTAACGACGGGCAAGTGGACTTCTTCGATCTGCCTTGAGCACATCTCCCGCGCCGACCCACCCCGCGTGCTCCGCGGGGGATTCTTCAGGCTTTAACCATGTCCGTTCACCCCGGCTTTACCAATGCCCTTCACATTCCGGCAAAAGAATGGAAACGGGGCACTGCTATGAGATTGTTCGGGCGCGAGAAAACCATTCCGGCCCCCGAACGCCGGG includes the following:
- a CDS encoding phosphate ABC transporter ATP-binding protein encodes the protein MQDSSTPAPQTNAEAPAEGPAVKMRAKDVSIYYGDKKAIDAVSVDVFSEYVTAFIGPSGCGKSTFLRALNRMNDTIPSARVEGTIDLDGENIYSSGMDVVQLRARVGMVFQKPNPFPKSIYDNIAYGPKIHGLAESKGELDAIVEKSLRRAGLWEEVKDRLDDSGTALSGGQQQRLCIARAIAVDPEVILMDEPCSALDPIATAKIEELIDELRGRYAIVIVTHSMQQAARVSQRTAFFHLGNIVEYGHTEDIFTNPKQKRTQDYITGRYG
- a CDS encoding extensin family protein, whose protein sequence is MDTALAALLVGIALLLAGRSWLEENPQHNPWAPLDLRDPHGMATAGKLTALRGDVPACHAVLDRSEIAFTALPAAGEAECRRGDRLIPADLLLSPAEPQMTCPVAAGLVLWLEQDVQRLAEQYFDSQVTQVEQLGTYSCRRMYGAASGRWSEHATGNAIDIAGFALADGRRVSVLRDWNGDESEAQFLRAVRDSACSSFGTVLSPDYNAAHADHFHFDQGRGVGRGACR
- the phoB gene encoding phosphate regulon transcriptional regulator PhoB, whose product is MSAPKLLLVEDDKALAELLEYRFESEGYDVRSTADGDEAMMMAAEDAPDLVILDWMIEGTSGLEVCRRLRREKSTAHVPIIMLTAREAEDDRVRGLETGADDYVTKPFSPRELLARVSAVLRRVRPALAGETVEVGDLRLDPVAHRLERRGQELQVGPTEYRLIKFFMEHPRRVFSRGQLLDAVWGTGSEIEERTVDVHIRRLRKAIAVDNLRDPIRTVRSAGYALEPV
- the phoU gene encoding phosphate signaling complex protein PhoU yields the protein MEHTVKAFDEDITRLRGLIAEMGGLAELAISDALSALVSGDEDKAKDVIKRDKKLDELEAEVDAMAVRILALRAPMADDLREIVAALKISGVIERIGDYAKNIAKRIGRIENRAKFEPLTLLPAMGEIAAEMVHDVLTAYAARDPVLAREVIVRDDKVDAFYDSIFRNVVSHMVENPSTISSAAQLLFVARNIERIGDHATNVAEMVHYAATGGYPNDIER
- the pstA gene encoding phosphate ABC transporter permease PstA translates to MSERQTSAKVAPTRTPAFEARLKKRYASERRFKALGLSAIVFSLAVLVFLLATMTINGIGGFQRTEMKVPIDFPSMGLSMNAQIASEQEAVQRLSGQGLREVVQFSAEEALGEEAAQNLNGEAWRQVAEAIYIDPGMLQREEVFWLPASEDLASAYAGDGQIALQPLAQELAEAGNLDNRFDTGFLSRADATDPQLVGIWGALKGSILTMVVTLLLAFPIGVLAALYLEEYAPKNRWTDLIEVSINNLAAVPSIIFGLLGMAVFLWLFPSYRSAPLIGGMTLALMTMPVIVISGRNAIKAVPPSIRDGALAIGASPVQVVFHHVLPLALPGILTGTIIGMARALGETAPLLLIGMRAFVATPPDGFTDNATVLPMQIFLWSDEISRGFVERTSAAIIVLLAFLLLMNGLAIYLRNRFEKKW
- a CDS encoding error-prone DNA polymerase, with protein sequence MPESDVLPKRTIELDPDSIDAPPRAAFVELGLVSCFSFLRGASDAVDLVLTARSLGYDAVGIADANSMAGVVRVHGEAKTLKLRPVIGCRIETVEGLAFLAYPRDRAAYGRLCRLISRGRMQTLDGGWQDKGACEISLTMLAEHSEGLQLIALPPRDLDARFTIVVPSNVIPFRHPGPRAGVPLASEPSGTPDQVRGDEQKWDRVTAPYPDLLRHLCGQLPTLGYLAASYLYSGDDIARIDRLDALARANGLRLLATNDVHYHAPDRRPLQDVMTAIRHKTKVASAGHLLHANAERHLKSPQAMQALFARWPQAIAAARAVADACEFSLDELKYEYPEEIYPDGMTPQQFLEAETWRGADQRYPSGVPDSVRQTLHRELALIGKLDLARYFLTIKDIVDYARGVDPPILCQGRGSAANSAVCYCLEITSVDPAKHALLFDRFISEERKEPPDIDVDFEHERREEVIQYIYRKYGRHRAGLCATVIHYRPRMAIREVGKAMGLSEDVTAALSRTVWGGWGTEIGEDHVAETGMDLSDPHLRRVLALTRQMIGIPRHLSQHVGGFILTKEALTETVPVGNGAMPDRSFIEWDKDDIEALGILKVDVLALGMLTCIRKCLDLLENHHGRRLQLASVPREDPETYEMLRKGDSLGVFQVESRAQMNMLPRLRPREFYDLVIQVAIVRPGPIQGDMVHPYLKRRRGAEKVVIPAPAPEHGPPDELSSILERTLGVPIFQEQAMKIALDAAKFSSLEANRLRKAMATFRSRGMVDELQDMMVERMVARGYDRDFAQRCFNQIRGFGEYGFPESHAASFAHLVYVSSWLKCHFPAAFGCALLNSQPMGFYAPAQIVRDAREHGVTVLPVDVNFSEWDCTLEVLGDLDSSRDSESESGRQDKHIALRLGLRQVDGLPEYVAAQLLAARADHGPFADVAKLRDRARLPVAHIERLASADAFGSLDMTRRQALWDARSLVGGAGLPLFAHADERDEGAERRRAILPQMPLSEEVVADYQTIRLSLKAHPLAFLRASLAERGFVRACDLRNRKFRSMVQVAGVVLIRQRPGSAKGVCFITLEDETGTINLVVWPDLKEKQRKVVMGSRLMEVRGRVEYDDEVIHVIAHSMTDATAELHRLSDDLLSAPLARADHVNSPLPSGKINPSNGLHDGEEHEAIRPRDLIDQLPNTRGHPRNVRIIPKSRDFH
- a CDS encoding UdgX family uracil-DNA binding protein (This protein belongs to the uracil DNA glycosylase superfamily, members of which act in excision repair of DNA. However, it belongs more specifically to UdgX branch, whose founding member was found to bind uracil in DNA (where it does not belong), without cleaving it, appears to promote DNA repair by a pathway involving RecA, rather than base excision.) yields the protein MTALQHVRLGAYYVISLPEPDDFTFWRERARLLVQCDVPPDRVAWVEPGGTGSLFAHGDRRVPQPDDPARVVRASKRFLQIAQSAMHHTDPERFALLYRLLWRLQSSPRMMEDKADPEVRRVEELEKAVRRDAHKMHAFVRFRRVEDGDEPEAPEHYVAWFEPEHHILRREAGFFVRRFANMHWSILTPRGSLHWDGKVLCEGPPAQKSDAPGDDPAEDLWRKYYASIFNPARLKIGAMLKEMPKKYWKNMPEAALIPELIAGAQAREAAMVAEGRMEYQAKPETLAAIDKAIHACRNCPIGELDNRAVMGEGPQRATLMIVGEQPGDQEDLAGRPFVGPAGQVLDAALAVAGIDRSAAYVTNAVKHFKFVQRGKRRLHQSPTAREIDTCRWWQEAERAVVQPKLVLALGASAARGLLGKTVSITKARGAPIPLEDGSELWVTAHPSYLLRLDGDAREEQERLFAADLAAVRARLAELTA